From one Dermacentor andersoni chromosome 1, qqDerAnde1_hic_scaffold, whole genome shotgun sequence genomic stretch:
- the LOC126516878 gene encoding uncharacterized protein: MDRPPGQPRQIETLVFLDFETTGLPEYMPRRKVNVTELSLVAVPRKLLQVPLRCLHKLTLCVQPQSAVTVEAAQISGLDNWELQWCPSFGEAAQVLEKFLYTLQPPICLVAHNGDKFDFPLLRAELKHASPGIDLTAFFCCDSLPAFREILGDAADLQEVTEVTALGKLGKDFWEAFEAADVMSVNDSDEELLSQPAKRPTEWTPQNKGSASHGVPPLAKKRREETGQCFHQSVVRRLDFPDAAPANGSNAQSTSAINRAFVNGNKAASSKLHKESNGLASYGAAPTVPSTNGSFHSAKSKRKVRFSLGSVYERVVGTKMPSAHEAEADSRALAEICARLGSQFLEYVDAKHHMLQNVAPMWE, encoded by the exons GGCAGCCGCGGCAAATTGAGACCCTGGTATTTTTGGACTTTGAGACAACCGGCCTACCAGAGTATATGCCACGGCGCAAGGTGAACGTGACTGAGCTGTCGCTGGTTGCTGTGCCACGGAAGCTTCTGCAGGTTCCACTGCGCTGCCTGCATAAACTCACTCTTTGCGTGCAGCCACAGAGTGCCGTTACGGTGGAGGCTGCTCAAATCAGCG GTCTGGACAACTGGGAGCTGCAGTGGTGTCCATCCTTTGGGGAAGCAGCCCAGGTTTTGGAGAAGTTCTTGTACACCCTGCAACCGCCCATCTGTCTTGTGGCGCACAATGGCGACAAGTTTGACTTTCCGCTGCTGCGAGCCGAGCTGAAGCACGCCTCTCCCGGCATTGACCTGACGGCTTTCTTCTGCTGTGACTCCCTGCCAGCATTCCGCGAGATTTTGGGTGATGCTGCCGACCTTCAGGAGGTGACTGAGGTGACGGCACTGGGTAAGCTTGGTAAGGATTTTTGGGAAGCCTTCGAAGCTGCAGATGTTATGTCTGTGAATGACAGTGACGAGGAGCTACTGTCCCAGCCTGCGAAGAGGCCAACGGAGTGGACACCACAGAATAAAGGTTCAGCATCTCATGGCGTCCCACCTCTGGCAAAAAAAAGACGTGAAGAGACTGGACAGTGCTTTCACCAATCAGTGGTGCGGAGACTTGATTTTCCAGATGCTGCTCCTGCAAATGGCAGTAATGCCCAATCAACGTCGGCAATAAACAGGGCATTTGTGAATGGAAACAAAGCTGCTTCCTCAAAGCTACACAAAGAAAGCAATGGCCTGGCCTCGTATGGCGCTGCACCGACAGTGCCAAGCACTAATGGCAGTTTCCATTCGGCAAAGAGTAAGAGAAAAGTGAGGTTCAGCCTTGGAAGTGTTTATGAGCGTGTTGTGGGAACAAAGATGCCCTCAGCGCACGAAGCAGAGGCTGACAGCCGAGCACTCGCCGAGATTTGTGCCCGATTGGGCAGCCAATTCCTGGAGTATGTGGATGCAAAGCACCACATGCTCCAGAATGTGGCTCCTATGTGGGAGTAG